The genomic segment TCGCCGGCGTGCAGCAGCTGAAGCCCATCGCCGAGGAGGCCGGACTGAGCATGCCGCAGCTGGCCGTCGCCTGGGTCCTGCAGAACCCGAACGTGGCCTCGGCCATCATCGGCGCGTCCCGGCCCGAGCAGATCGCGGACAGCACGGCGGCCGCAGGCGTCAAGCTGGAACCGGAGGTCCTGAAGAAGATCGACGACGCCATCGGCTCCCTCGCCGAGCGCGATCCGGCCCAGACAAAATCCCCCGCAACGCGCGAAGGCTAGGACCGGCCATGACAGACCTTCCCGATCTCGCCGTCACCGGCTCCACGGGGGTCCTCGGCGGAATGGTGGCCCGCCAGCTCGCCGACGCCGGGTTCTCCCAGCGCCTGCTGGTGCGCGACGCCGGACGCGCACCAGAGCTGGATAACGCACCGACCGTCCTGGTCAGCTACGCG from the Arthrobacter sp. KBS0703 genome contains:
- a CDS encoding aldo/keto reductase; this translates as LSGKYLPGQPLPERSRATDDKGGAKMIQRWMRDDVLAGVQQLKPIAEEAGLSMPQLAVAWVLQNPNVASAIIGASRPEQIADSTAAAGVKLEPEVLKKIDDAIGSLAERDPAQTKSPATREG